Proteins encoded together in one Geothermobacter hydrogeniphilus window:
- a CDS encoding alpha/beta fold hydrolase, protein MMTEVLTSTVAGLRVRRAGQGHPLLLLHGWAMSGAVFGELLSNPPSGLELIAIDLPGHGGSTASAEDSLSVWTERIETTIRELELPSWSLLGWSLGGMLALQLAGRGNVNPERLLLVSTTPRFTVAEDWSAGLPLPQLRAMQRDLKRAFRPTLEGFFQLLFAADEINRERYRQIARFAVGPDLLPDEGSAADGLRILQREDLRPLVEAIPVPTLVLHGDCDEVIPVAAGEWLAANLPAARLERFPRVGHAPFFSSPGIFLRLVGDFCR, encoded by the coding sequence ATGATGACCGAGGTCCTGACATCGACGGTTGCCGGGCTGCGGGTCCGGCGCGCTGGACAGGGGCATCCGCTGCTGTTGCTGCATGGCTGGGCCATGAGCGGTGCCGTTTTCGGTGAACTGCTGTCGAACCCGCCGTCGGGGCTGGAGCTGATCGCCATCGATTTACCGGGGCACGGCGGCAGCACGGCGTCGGCAGAGGACAGCCTTTCCGTGTGGACCGAAAGAATCGAAACAACGATCAGGGAACTCGAACTGCCGTCCTGGTCGCTGTTAGGCTGGTCGCTCGGCGGGATGCTGGCGCTGCAACTGGCCGGGCGGGGCAATGTCAACCCGGAGCGGTTGCTGCTGGTCTCGACCACGCCGCGTTTCACCGTCGCCGAGGATTGGTCCGCCGGCCTGCCGCTGCCGCAGCTGCGGGCCATGCAGCGTGATCTGAAGAGGGCTTTTCGGCCGACCCTGGAGGGGTTTTTCCAACTGCTGTTCGCCGCCGATGAGATCAATCGCGAACGTTACCGGCAGATCGCCCGTTTCGCCGTCGGTCCGGACTTGCTGCCCGATGAAGGGAGCGCCGCCGATGGCCTGCGCATCCTGCAGCGGGAAGACTTGCGCCCCCTGGTTGAAGCCATCCCGGTGCCGACCCTGGTGCTGCACGGTGACTGCGATGAGGTTATCCCGGTTGCGGCGGGCGAGTGGCTGGCCGCCAATCTGCCCGCTGCCCGTCTCGAACGGTTTCCGCGGGTCGGCCACGCTCCGTTTTTCAGTTCCCCGGGAATTTTCCTGCGCCTGGTCGGAGATTTCTGTCGATGA
- a CDS encoding class I SAM-dependent rRNA methyltransferase, producing the protein MKTLILHRGHDRRSRSGHPWIFSNEIARLEGAPEPGEAVEVLSARGEFIGVAYYNPRPLIAARLVTRQRESIDETDFFRRKFLAATDYRQKIYGDLPALRLVHGEGDGLPGLVVDRYGDVLAIQLLTLGMERRKSLILEALLDIFSPRAIVARNDVAVRELEGLDRAVELLHGELPQELIINEHGLRFKIDLMEGQKTGHFFDQKENHQALRGRVEGRQVLDLFCYSGGWSVHAARFGAREVLGVDISAGAIALSEANARLNYQDNVCRFERADVFELLREMGREGRQFGTIVLDPPAFVKSKKRLPEAIRGYLTINRRSLELIEPGGYLFTCSCSYHLKRDIFLDTLRKAATQAGRTVRLLEMRGQAYDHPVLLSCPETEYLKCAVLQVL; encoded by the coding sequence ATGAAAACCCTGATCCTGCACCGGGGTCACGATCGCCGGTCCCGCAGCGGTCACCCCTGGATTTTCAGCAACGAAATCGCCCGGCTCGAGGGGGCTCCGGAACCCGGAGAGGCCGTCGAAGTCCTGTCTGCGCGTGGTGAATTCATCGGCGTCGCCTACTACAACCCGCGACCGCTGATCGCCGCCCGTCTGGTCACCCGTCAACGCGAATCGATCGACGAAACCGATTTTTTCCGCCGCAAATTTCTGGCCGCAACCGATTACCGGCAGAAGATCTACGGCGATCTTCCGGCCCTGCGCCTGGTGCATGGAGAGGGCGACGGTCTGCCCGGCCTGGTCGTTGACCGTTACGGAGATGTGCTGGCAATCCAGCTGCTGACCCTGGGCATGGAACGGCGCAAAAGCCTGATCCTGGAGGCCCTGCTTGACATTTTCTCTCCCCGGGCAATCGTCGCCCGCAACGATGTCGCGGTACGAGAACTGGAAGGACTGGATCGCGCGGTCGAACTGCTGCACGGGGAACTGCCGCAGGAGTTGATCATCAATGAGCATGGCCTGCGCTTCAAAATCGACCTGATGGAAGGTCAGAAAACCGGTCATTTCTTCGACCAGAAAGAAAATCACCAGGCCTTGAGAGGCCGGGTTGAAGGCCGACAGGTCCTTGATCTGTTCTGTTACTCGGGCGGCTGGTCGGTGCATGCCGCCCGCTTCGGTGCCCGTGAAGTCCTCGGCGTCGACATTTCAGCGGGGGCCATCGCCCTGTCGGAAGCCAACGCGCGGCTCAATTATCAGGATAATGTCTGCCGTTTTGAACGGGCCGATGTCTTTGAGCTGCTGCGTGAGATGGGACGCGAAGGCCGGCAGTTCGGCACCATCGTGCTCGACCCGCCGGCTTTCGTCAAAAGCAAAAAGCGCCTGCCGGAAGCGATTCGCGGCTATTTGACCATCAACCGCCGTTCGCTGGAACTGATCGAGCCGGGCGGCTACCTCTTCACCTGCAGCTGTTCCTACCACCTGAAACGGGATATTTTTCTCGACACCCTGCGCAAAGCGGCCACCCAGGCGGGACGGACGGTACGCCTGCTGGAAATGCGCGGCCAGGCCTACGATCACCCGGTACTGCTCTCCTGCCCGGAGACCGAGTATCTCAAGTGCGCGGTCCTGCAGGTCCTTTAG
- the bioF gene encoding 8-amino-7-oxononanoate synthase, which translates to MPEGWKKELGKLAEEGMLRGLRTVDGPQRPKVELDGRQVLLLCSNNYLGLADHPRVVEAMVRATRDFGAGSGASRLVSGSMREHHLLEERLAAFKQTEAALLFNSGFAANTGIISSLFGPADTIFSDALNHASIIDGCRLSGARVVVYPHADSNALEALLERERKNRRGRWLIVSDGVFSMDGDIAPLPELVHLKQKYAALLMIDDAHGTGVLGDGGRGTAEMWGCLGQVDLQMGTLGKALGCCGAYLAADRVVIDTLINRCRPFIFSTSLPPGVAAAARAAIDLVDSPEGLRLRNELRRKTALFAGRLRDAGCDLLGSRTQIVPILTGEPEPTMTASRQLLDAGFFIQGIRPPTVPDGRCRLRATVMADHDDADLEAAAAEIVRIVRPSA; encoded by the coding sequence ATGCCTGAAGGGTGGAAAAAGGAACTGGGGAAGCTGGCCGAGGAGGGGATGTTGCGCGGCCTGCGCACCGTCGACGGTCCTCAGCGTCCCAAGGTTGAACTGGATGGCCGTCAGGTGCTGCTGCTCTGTTCCAACAATTATCTCGGCCTGGCCGACCATCCCCGGGTTGTCGAGGCGATGGTGCGCGCCACCCGGGACTTCGGGGCCGGATCGGGAGCCTCGCGACTGGTTTCCGGCAGTATGCGCGAACATCATCTGCTGGAGGAGCGGCTGGCGGCATTCAAACAGACCGAAGCGGCGTTGCTGTTCAATAGCGGTTTCGCCGCCAATACCGGGATCATCTCGTCCCTGTTCGGCCCCGCGGACACCATCTTCTCCGACGCCCTGAACCATGCTTCGATCATCGACGGCTGTCGTCTTTCCGGGGCGCGGGTGGTGGTCTATCCGCATGCCGACAGCAACGCTCTCGAAGCCCTGCTGGAGCGGGAGCGGAAGAATCGCCGCGGGCGCTGGCTGATCGTCAGCGACGGCGTTTTCAGTATGGACGGTGATATCGCGCCATTGCCGGAGCTGGTCCACCTCAAACAGAAATATGCCGCCCTGTTGATGATAGATGACGCTCACGGTACCGGTGTCCTTGGTGACGGCGGGCGGGGGACGGCCGAGATGTGGGGTTGTCTTGGACAGGTTGATCTGCAGATGGGAACTCTCGGCAAGGCTCTCGGTTGCTGCGGTGCCTACCTGGCGGCGGACAGGGTGGTGATCGACACCCTGATCAATCGCTGCCGGCCGTTTATTTTTTCCACCAGCCTGCCGCCGGGAGTGGCCGCCGCGGCCCGTGCCGCCATCGACCTGGTGGACAGTCCCGAGGGGTTGCGGTTGAGGAATGAACTGCGGCGCAAAACGGCTCTCTTCGCCGGCCGTCTGCGCGACGCCGGTTGCGATCTGCTCGGCAGCCGGACGCAGATCGTTCCGATTCTGACCGGAGAACCGGAGCCGACCATGACGGCCAGCCGGCAACTGCTGGACGCCGGTTTCTTTATCCAAGGGATCCGACCGCCGACGGTTCCCGATGGTCGGTGCCGGTTGCGGGCCACGGTCATGGCCGACCATGATGACGCCGATCTGGAAGCGGCGGCCGCCGAGATTGTGCGGATTGTTCGTCCTTCAGCATGA
- a CDS encoding methyltransferase domain-containing protein, translated as MTPVAIDSRLVRRHFDAHAEDYDRYALVQCRVVERLAATCAVPLRGGGAILDVGTGTGLLARRLHRLAPRRPLVVSDLAHGMTRHARTGLSASAAVDADAVALPFAGASFGLVASSSVYQWVEDLDLAFTEVARVLLPGGWFAFALFGENSLHELKDSYRRALRDCGSERRSHLQEFPGREQTLAALEAAAFEVHDVFVEEEVDCYGDVPQLLRALKKIGAGNASRQRPPGLASRRVMERMMDIYRRDYGAAEGIPASYEVIYGLARKPGRGRP; from the coding sequence ATGACGCCGGTGGCCATTGATAGCCGGCTGGTCCGCCGTCATTTCGATGCTCACGCCGAAGATTACGACCGTTACGCCCTGGTTCAGTGCCGGGTGGTGGAACGGCTGGCGGCGACCTGCGCTGTGCCGTTGCGGGGGGGCGGCGCCATTCTCGATGTCGGAACCGGGACCGGTCTGCTGGCCCGACGGCTGCATCGCCTGGCGCCCCGGCGACCACTGGTGGTTTCGGATCTGGCGCACGGCATGACCCGTCACGCCCGCACCGGTCTCAGTGCCTCCGCAGCGGTCGATGCCGACGCGGTCGCGCTGCCCTTTGCCGGCGCCAGTTTCGGGCTGGTCGCTTCCAGTTCTGTCTACCAATGGGTCGAAGATCTTGACCTGGCATTCACCGAGGTGGCCAGGGTGCTGCTCCCCGGCGGCTGGTTCGCCTTTGCCCTGTTTGGCGAGAACTCCCTGCATGAGCTGAAGGACTCTTATCGCCGGGCCCTGCGCGACTGCGGGTCGGAGCGCCGTTCGCACCTTCAGGAGTTCCCGGGGCGTGAGCAGACTCTTGCCGCCCTTGAGGCGGCTGCCTTCGAAGTCCATGACGTGTTCGTTGAAGAGGAAGTCGACTGCTATGGGGATGTCCCGCAACTGTTGCGGGCATTGAAGAAGATCGGCGCCGGCAATGCCTCCCGGCAGCGTCCACCGGGCCTGGCTTCGCGGCGGGTGATGGAGCGGATGATGGACATTTACCGTCGTGATTACGGAGCTGCCGAGGGTATTCCGGCAAGCTATGAAGTCATCTACGGCCTCGCCCGCAAGCCGGGCCGGGGAAGGCCATAA